In Streptomyces sp. 840.1, one DNA window encodes the following:
- a CDS encoding enolase C-terminal domain-like protein: MDLGSTVIDRVRVERLDDSVGGPWEAGDSRFAVVVEARGVAGVFAPVDELPAALVATRLGQSVLRHSVTDHTRVLRRLMAELGPHSAGLGRWAVGALDCAVWDLHGRLADLPVAALLSDRPARQVPVYASWLSLDLAATSAAESVKATAGEGFAFTKWALREAEALEMARLAERAATWAGQSVAVDALGTWGHLRAMEVAPLLAPEAVRWVEDPLALTDRCAYTHLRRRAKGLRVAFGERLSHVEDVRALLKHCRPEAFTFDAVWCGGITEALSWLGAAHDAGVPVHLHGRAFLPALHLAAAFPRAAGAVEYQVVWEPRRQRALRGTLQPDGGHVALPDRPGLGMEVRR, from the coding sequence ATGGACCTCGGTAGCACGGTCATCGACCGTGTGCGGGTCGAGCGCCTCGATGACAGCGTGGGGGGTCCGTGGGAAGCGGGCGACAGCCGCTTCGCGGTGGTGGTCGAGGCCCGCGGAGTGGCCGGGGTGTTCGCCCCGGTCGACGAGCTGCCCGCCGCACTGGTCGCCACCCGGCTCGGACAGAGCGTGCTGCGGCACTCCGTGACCGACCACACGAGAGTGCTGCGCAGGCTCATGGCCGAACTCGGTCCGCACTCGGCGGGGCTCGGGCGCTGGGCGGTGGGGGCGCTGGACTGCGCGGTGTGGGACCTGCACGGTCGCCTCGCCGACCTCCCGGTCGCGGCCCTGCTCAGTGACCGCCCCGCGCGGCAGGTGCCGGTCTACGCGTCCTGGCTCTCCCTGGACCTGGCCGCCACATCGGCCGCCGAGTCGGTCAAGGCCACCGCCGGCGAGGGGTTCGCCTTCACCAAGTGGGCACTGCGGGAAGCGGAAGCCCTTGAAATGGCACGGCTGGCAGAGCGGGCGGCTACGTGGGCGGGACAGAGCGTGGCGGTGGACGCCCTGGGCACATGGGGCCACCTGCGGGCCATGGAGGTCGCACCGCTCCTGGCCCCGGAGGCGGTGCGCTGGGTGGAGGACCCGCTCGCGCTGACCGACCGATGCGCATACACGCATCTGCGCAGGCGGGCGAAAGGACTGCGGGTCGCGTTCGGCGAGCGGCTGTCCCATGTGGAGGACGTCAGGGCCCTGCTGAAGCACTGCCGGCCGGAAGCGTTCACGTTCGACGCGGTGTGGTGCGGCGGCATCACCGAAGCCCTGTCCTGGCTGGGCGCCGCCCACGACGCGGGGGTGCCTGTCCACCTGCACGGCCGGGCGTTCCTGCCCGCCCTGCACCTGGCCGCCGCCTTCCCCCGTGCGGCAGGCGCGGTGGAGTACCAGGTGGTGTGGGAGCCGCGCCGCCAGCGGGCGCTGCGCGGAACGCTCCAGCCGGACGGCGGGCACGTCGCTCTTCCTGACCGGCCCGGCCTCGGGATGGAGGTGCGCCGGTAA
- a CDS encoding bifunctional class I SAM-dependent methyltransferase/NUDIX hydrolase: MPVEETNTRAWQTYGQRQLARAYTPPIPEQLAWTPWDGVGPGAEVLGDITGRRVLDVGSGAGHHAVHVAQACGARVTGIELSPTQHERAISTHADVEGTEFLQGDVVSCLNETEPFEAAYAIGTLAFIDPHHSLPALRDGLCPGAPLILSLLHTDLHGRGPSTEVAPREQMILMRDDPPLPTQMWVLAPQLWEDLLTEYGFRVETIDLFPHPDESAAVVQQLIRARRLPDRPARVSSRPRSTRPPVAHAAVGVGAILVSEQGLLLGRHRRGTLELPGGTVEAGESFEQTAVRELSEETGLIARPGDVRLLGTLVDHVEGILRVTVGALVHAWQGQPATQPDESIGDWAWHPLDQLPDGLFECSAQILTAWRPDLAIDHPPTHFTAFAPTK, encoded by the coding sequence ACCCCGCCCATCCCCGAGCAGCTCGCCTGGACGCCCTGGGACGGGGTCGGACCGGGAGCCGAAGTCCTTGGTGACATCACCGGGCGCCGTGTCTTGGACGTCGGCTCCGGAGCCGGCCACCACGCGGTTCACGTCGCCCAAGCCTGCGGAGCCCGCGTCACCGGGATCGAACTCTCTCCGACCCAGCACGAACGCGCCATCTCCACCCACGCGGACGTCGAAGGTACGGAGTTCCTCCAGGGAGACGTAGTCAGCTGCCTGAACGAAACCGAGCCCTTCGAAGCCGCGTACGCGATCGGGACGCTCGCCTTCATCGACCCGCACCACTCGCTGCCGGCGCTGCGCGACGGGCTGTGTCCCGGAGCCCCGCTGATTCTCTCGCTCCTTCACACCGACCTGCACGGCCGCGGCCCGTCCACGGAGGTAGCGCCGCGCGAGCAGATGATCCTGATGCGCGACGACCCGCCCCTGCCCACACAGATGTGGGTCTTGGCACCACAGTTGTGGGAGGACCTGCTCACCGAGTACGGCTTCCGCGTCGAGACCATCGATCTGTTCCCGCACCCCGACGAGAGCGCCGCAGTCGTCCAGCAGCTCATCCGCGCCCGGCGCCTTCCCGACCGGCCGGCGCGGGTCTCCAGCCGCCCTCGCAGCACCCGGCCGCCGGTGGCGCACGCCGCCGTCGGCGTGGGCGCCATCCTCGTCAGCGAGCAGGGGCTCCTCCTCGGCCGTCATCGTCGCGGCACCCTCGAACTGCCCGGCGGAACCGTCGAGGCCGGCGAGTCCTTCGAACAGACCGCGGTCCGCGAACTCAGTGAGGAAACCGGCCTGATCGCCCGCCCCGGCGACGTCAGGCTCCTGGGCACGCTCGTCGACCACGTCGAAGGCATCCTGCGGGTGACCGTCGGCGCGCTCGTCCACGCCTGGCAGGGGCAACCGGCCACACAACCGGACGAGAGCATCGGCGACTGGGCCTGGCACCCTCTCGATCAGCTTCCCGACGGCCTGTTCGAATGCAGCGCCCAGATCCTCACCGCATGGCGACCCGACCTGGCCATCGACCACCCGCCGACCCACTTCACTGCCTTCGCGCCGACCAAGTAG